In Chryseobacterium oryzae, the genomic stretch CAAGTTTAATAAAGTATTACCTCACCCGTCTTCCTAAGCACTGGAATTTTGAAATCATCGAAATTCCTGACATTAAGAATGCAAAAAATCTTACGCCGGAACTTTTGAAAAAAGAAGAAGCAAAATTGTTTTTAAGTCAAACAGATAAAAATGACCTTATTATTCTTCTGGACGAAAAAGGAAAACAGTTTACCAGCAGAGAATTCTCACACAAGATAGATTCTTGGATGGGTTCTTCAGTAAAAAAAATACATCTTTTTATTGGTGGAGCGTATGGTTTTTCAGACGAAATTTATGACAGAGCCAACGAAAAAATGTCATTATCTAAAATGACATTTACGCACCAGATGATTCGCCTGTTTATTGTAGAACAATTGTATCGTGCAGACCAGATTTTGCAGGGAAAACCTTATCATAACGATTAACTATTCTCTATAACTTCAACCCGATTTGTCTTTTTGCCTCCCCCACAACAAATGCAACCGAATTGGCGATATTAAAACTTCTAATTAAATTCGACATTGGAATTGTTAAATGGTTTTCAAAACGATCTAAAATATCTTTGCTTAAACCTTTGCTCTCTTTCCCGAAAACAAGCCAGTCGCCATCCTGAAAATGAGTTTCAAGATAAGATTTATCAGCATGGGAACTGAATAAAAACACTCTTGAAAAATCGGGTACAGCTCTCATCCATTCATCTACATTTTGATATTCTGTAACGTCGAGATGAACCCAATAATCGAGTCCGGAGCGTTTCAAATTTTTATCGTCAATTAAAAATCCTAACGGATGAATGAGATGAAGTCTGCTATCTGTTCCAACACACAATCTGCCGATATTCCCTGTATTATTAGGGATTTCTGGTTCTACAAGAACAATATTTAACATGAAAAATTCAAAAAAAATTAAAATAAATAGATGATTGATTATTTTTTAGCACATTTTGCTTCATAATCTGCTAAGAGTGTTTTCTCATAGCCTGTTGCAATAGCTTTATCTAAATTGCTGCAAGCTTCTTTATCTTTTCCAGAATCAAATAAAATGGCTGCTTTTGTAACATAAGATTGAGAAAATTTAGGATCAATAGAAATAGCTTTGTTAATGTCTGTAAGGGCTTCCTTAGACTTTTTCATTTTCAGATAAACATCGGCTCTACCATTATAAAGAAGAGATTCCGGCTTTTCTGCAAGAAGCTGATTGTAGTCTTTCAGAGCACCTTCAAGATCTCCACTGTTCTTTTTGAGATTTGCCAATCCAGTTCTTGCAAAAATATTATCTGGTGCAAATGTGAGAATATGTTTGAGGTCCTCCATCGCCAAATCTTTTTTACCAGAACTGTTATAAATTTTGGAGCGGGTAAGATATAAATCAGCATTTTCAG encodes the following:
- a CDS encoding 23S rRNA (pseudouridine(1915)-N(3))-methyltransferase RlmH: MRISLVCIGKTDDKEITSLIKYYLTRLPKHWNFEIIEIPDIKNAKNLTPELLKKEEAKLFLSQTDKNDLIILLDEKGKQFTSREFSHKIDSWMGSSVKKIHLFIGGAYGFSDEIYDRANEKMSLSKMTFTHQMIRLFIVEQLYRADQILQGKPYHND
- a CDS encoding tRNA (cytidine(34)-2'-O)-methyltransferase codes for the protein MLNIVLVEPEIPNNTGNIGRLCVGTDSRLHLIHPLGFLIDDKNLKRSGLDYWVHLDVTEYQNVDEWMRAVPDFSRVFLFSSHADKSYLETHFQDGDWLVFGKESKGLSKDILDRFENHLTIPMSNLIRSFNIANSVAFVVGEAKRQIGLKL
- a CDS encoding tetratricopeptide repeat protein, whose translation is MKKHLLIFSLTLSACHFITAQDKKLAEECFKKADYKCAEEQYSKLVVSETIQRFQSEYYNFLGTSQRRLGKTAQAFKSYESALRSDAKSVSVYDNLASLHNQKGNRAKALEFINTAIRLEPENADLYLTRSKIYNSSGKKDLAMEDLKHILTFAPDNIFARTGLANLKKNSGDLEGALKDYNQLLAEKPESLLYNGRADVYLKMKKSKEALTDINKAISIDPKFSQSYVTKAAILFDSGKDKEACSNLDKAIATGYEKTLLADYEAKCAKK